In the genome of Ctenopharyngodon idella isolate HZGC_01 chromosome 16, HZGC01, whole genome shotgun sequence, the window atatcagcctgttagcattgtttaaaaatattgtcattcggtataaccaaaaacgtcattcggtaaaaccgaaattttggttaatttttgggtgacaaaaaaaatgacaaaagcagtgttaattgattataaaaaccacataatctcattgttaacacttaataaagcttcaaaattaattatatctccattaggttttttttttacacttttaaaaaccttattcgtcaatgacccatataccactaatatttctaatataatatattattcatCATTATTTTGGCAATCCTGTTTTGTAGTTATCAATAATGGCAGGAGCCGCTGAAAAATTCATATTGTTCAAGCAAAAACATGCGATGGCATAATGTGAAGACATCTACTGTACGGCATCTCAAACTTCAGCACCGCTGAACATGAGGCCTGTCCAGGAATTTCACAGCAGCGCAGAAGTTTCCCCAGCTCAGGCCACTGCGAGCACGCCCAAAACGGGCCCTGCACTCACTTCTGTTACTCTTGCATGAAAACAAATGCAGTAGACTTAACATCCTCTCTGTGTGCATGCATTTGGCCATAAAACTCTTCTTGGCAGAAAAGAGACCCTTCTGCCCAGATAAAATCTCACCAAAAACACATGAGGGGGTTCAAACTGACAGCTATCACCTATAATAAGGAGAAACATGTCTCAAACATGTCACATGAATAAAAGTGCATGACCATGAAATGATTTGACTGTACCTGTTTTCTCCTTTTGTATTGGAGGGCGGTGGGTGCAGAATAGTCTGGTTTTCCTCCATCTCAACCACACATTTTGTGCTGAGCTCAATCTCTGCAAGCCAAAAGTTGTTAAAACTTGCCTAAAAAGTTCTTATACGTGCGATTTTTGtgttaaatactaaaaaaactgaagtaaaatgtctgaaacatattaaaatatacaattcaTAACAACCTTGCCTGAACTGTAGCAACTTATTACAGCTGAAAACAGATTTAACCTTTAAATATTAACGCTCatgtatactttaaaatgtctcTTACCTCTCCGGTTCATTGGTCGAACTCGAACCGCCACTTTTACCTTCGTATCCGACATTTTCGCAGCAATTTTAAAGGCTTTAAAGTGGAGGAGAAAGCCGCTAGCTGCTCCGCACAGCTAGCCGAATAATAACATGAAACTCCCCGCAAAGTCTCCCACAGAAACGTCTGAGGTGCTTGTATCCTGGTAAAATACTCCAACAGTGCATACCCGAGCAGAAAAGGCTGTCGAGATTAATCCAGATGATAGTGTGTGGTTGTGTTGTATTCGGGTTAAATGTGTGTGGTTATAAAGGATCCTCCGCCGCGGGCAGAGCAGCTCCTCTCAGCCAGCCAGCAGCATCCAGACCGCCATCTTCCGCTGACTGAccccaaaaacacacacaaatgtgcAGTGTGCATGAATATGCATGAAAGAAACGGCATGGACTGAGTTTAAAAAAGGCTGGATGAACCACAACGACCTGATGTAGTTCCTACAGGGCGACAAAAATGATAGAAGAGGAggagaaacagagaaagagcCTTGTGCTCATTACTCATACTCCTCATGTTACTTCTGTAATTCAGGCTACTCCTTTTATTTggatttcttgatttttttttttttactgttcatGCAGAAACATCTACATTCTATTcaaaaatagtatttaatatGAGTGAATGACCAGATTACATGGATTAAAGTAATTGTTAAGGGTCAGATAAAAGGTATAGCTGAAAAATAAACTAGATATGCCAGTTATAATAAGCTTTTTAAGATGGTAATATCGTGTTACACTCTTTAAAGTGAAGGTTCCAAATGGGTTTTTGCAGCAATGCAATAGAAGAGCCCTATTTgattccccaaagaacctttcagtgaacagttcttaaaagaaccatttttttcttagtgtaaggaacattttaataatctaaagaactaCATGGAACCACAGATGTCAATAAAttgcctttatttttttttacaaacgcACTCCCAAAACATGCATGCCCTAAAACTTATTTTACTTGTAAAAATATCTAGCaatttacttctttttttttgtaagaacaTTTGAACTATTGTTAGTTTTTCATACTTGCACTTCCCATTATATGCAGCTAAAACGCAAACACTTAGTGAAACTAATGCACAGTTTGTGTCATGAGTAATGACAAAGCACATTAATCTGATTTTCTCTAGTGAAAGTGAGGGTCATTTTCAGTGAGATGCGAGTTTCAGTAAGAAGTGCTTTATAACGTGCTGTGACGACAACCCCGCTCTGGAAGGATCAAGGGAAATGGAGCAGAGTAGATTATGGGATTCCCCTAGGGTTGCTTTAATCTCTGTGGATtcaaaatgaagaatttaataCAAATGTAATGCATGCCATTTTAAATAAGTATGCAGACAGTATGTAACAGGGTGTACTCACTTAAAATGACTTTGATTATAACCAACTTTGAAAAGTCATTTTGTGCCAATGTGGCAATTTTTCCCATACTTTAGGTTTCAGGACcaccatgaaaaaaaattatttgtgcaTTATGTGCAAACATCAAAGCATAGGCTGTATGCATGTCAACTACGTCAATGGACAGTTTGGTTATTAAAAACCCATTGAATGGCATGCCAATTCATGTGGGAACCAGTGCCTGAATTTGTTCAGCAAGGAATATCAGGTTTGATGCACATACAAATGATTGAATTTAGAAAATGTATGTGTTTACAATCACAAGGTAACCATAATCAGTTCatctaagaaaagaaaagtaggCTTGGCAAGTAAGCTCTAGATTTAGCATACACTGGATTATTCAAAACAACTTACAGTATACTTAGAGGAAGTCAAGGACAATCCCACTGGAGCAACAAGGAATTAAAGggattcacccaaaaaaatgaaaattctctcattaattactcaacctcatgttgtttcaaacccgtaagactttcgtttatcttcggaacacaaatgaagatctttttgatgaaatctgagagatttctgtccctccatagacagcctacacaactgaaactttgatgcttcaagaagttcataaagagatcataaaactaatccatatgaattgagtggtttagtccaaattttctgaagagactcgatcactttatatgatgaatttaggcttttattcacataaacattgatcagcgaacatcaACAGAAGCTTAACCGAACCTCACGAGAACATATCtgttgaggaagctcaaacgtgctgcgtaacacgagaatgaacctcattggttctcgtacgcgtcaagcaaacatgcttgaacttctgtttaccacaactgatgtgtgagttgatgaatgtttatatgtgaataaaagcctaaattcaatctgttcatcatataaagcgatcgatgtctcttcagaaaatttggcctaaactgctcaattcatatggattagattTTACAAACtcttaatgaactttttgaagctttaaaatgtcagttgcatagactgtctatggacagaaatctctcagatttcattaaaaagatcttcatttttgttctgaagatgaacgaaggtcttacgggtgtagaacgacatgaggttgagtaatcagaattttcatttttgggtgacctaaccctttaagtgcatAAATCAATACATATACAACATGTACatgcactgcattgcattttGTACACACTTGTCAATATACTCAAGCATGTATattttgtgtaatatttatatgaCACGCTTACAAGTCAAATTCCAGGTAAGTATACAACTTACTTGACCAATAAACGTGAACTCTGACTGTGTGGCTTGAAGCTTTCAATTTATTAGCTTTGAGCTTTAGCCATCATGCCATGAAACACCATTTACACAACATCAACTCACAACACACACCAAAATCCCATCATCACACCTCAATCCACCTAAACAGCATACATGGATTCTACTTTGTCGAACACACTAGTTGTGTATTCACACCTCTCATTTTTTATCACAGTACAAATCATCTGTGTCTGCCGCATAGAACTTGACTGCATGATCTCCTCCGTCCAAGACAACAAGCACATTCAGTGTTGTCACAGCCAATGCCACTGGACGCCGCAGTCCACTCACTAGTGGAGTCAGCGCAGGTGTTTCCTGCGGCTTTCCCAAATTCCAGACCATCCCGTTCTGCACATCCCCTACAATCACATCTCCATTTCGATCAAAAACCACTGAAGATATAGACAAACTCAGAGAGTTCTTCAAGTTAAGAGTGAAACTGTCCACCTGCGTCAAAGGAACAAAATCGCTATTGAATATTCTCAAACATGAAGCATTGAATCCGGCCTGAAAACGCTCCACAATTGCGATGTTTCCCGATGCTTTGCAAGAAGCTACTGTACGTGGACACGTAAGATCTTTGAAAACCACTCTGTTAACTAGGACTACCCCACGAGAAAAGTCTATTATGACCTGGCTAAGTGTTCCCATCTCAGCGTCGgtcacaaaaacacatccaCGGGTGTCCACATCAACACCCCACGGCAGCCGAAAAGAGTCTCGGATGGCCACCACAAGATGGCCTTTGGAAGTGAAGACTTTGACTGATTGGTCACCACCATCTGTGACCAAAACATGTCCACTTTTGGTCAACGCAACATCAAGTGGGTGACATAAATCAGACGGGTCGTGTCCATAAAGTCCAAAGCCGTCCAAAAGAGTTCCTTGCGCACCAAAAACGGCAACTCTTTTCTCACCATCGTGCACCAAAACAATCTGTCCTGATGTTTCAGAAACAACCATCCCTGAAGGGTTAACAATGTTTCCCCATCCTCCAAAGGCCGAACGGAGGCGCAGCATCCCAGATCCCAAGCTTTCAGTCCATCCCATGACTCTATCATACAACCTGGGACAAGCTTTTGACAGCAGAAGCTCCTGGAGATCGGTGAGCGCACGGCATTCGGAGGTGCTGCCAACGTCCCCCAGTTTCCTACAGAAGGGACACTCCAGCCTCTGGTTTACAGGATGGGAAAGTGCACAAATGCATTTGAGACACAGCACGTGGCCACAGAGAAGATTTCGGGGTGTGTGGTCTCGCTTCTGAATGGAGAACTTCTCAAAACACACTTTGCACTCCAGCAGGTTTGCTCGGATCTCTGCTAGGATGTCTTCCGCTCTCATATGTGGTTGGACGGGCGTCTCGGACATGCTGTTGATGATCCTGGCCTTTATATAAACACTGGCCTAATGACTGGCAGGAAGAGTAGAAGGATGAGAGAGGGTTTTACGACAGCAGCCTGCAATGGATAAACATGATCACGTGACTATGTTAAAATGAGCTGTGGGTCTATACTGCCCTCCAGTGGTGAGAAGGGGAAAATCACTTTATACTTGAACAACAGAGAAAGTTTACAACaggtttatataaaacatttttactatAACAAGGAAATACTAACTGAATTAAATAATGTCTTATATGCatctaaatatatttcatttaccttttaatttataatatctaTCAAAGACTTGCTGATTGAATATTATGATTACAGCTACGATaccacaaatatatattttaaaatatattttttgaagtaaaaatactTGGGTGAATCTCATAAAGAAATTTTTGTATTCTGTTTCacctcaaaagaaaaaaacaggagAAATCATATTtagcataaaatataaatggtctatattattaattataatttaacattcactataattataaaattgtataatagcaattaaaatctaaattattaatgataaaataataatagagcGTTAAAAAAGCAAGaattatatattttgcataaagaaaattgtCAATATATTCACTTtaatgtgacatcattcagtataattataaaattgtgTAATAGCAATTAAAAAAGTGAGCATTTtatattgttgtttattttatattaaagagAAAACTACCAGGATATATACTTACAATTgtactttaaattatataatagcaattcaaatttttattattattattattattactactgataataatcatcatcattacAAAAATTAGAATTTAATGGGTTAGTCCTTAATTTTCCTAAAAATTGCACCACAATGAATGGTCCTAAAGTAGGCTTCatttgtgaaatatgacctggatgTTCCTGACAGGTTTTGTGAGGTTCAGCCTGTTTGAAACAGAGCTCAACACGTGTCTTTGCCGTCTATTTTTGTCCGCACTGTCTGAAACCTGAAGCCATTAGTTAGTAGAGTTGGTTAAATGAGCTCACCGTCCACCAATGCAGATCACAGCTGAGGTCAAGCCCAAACATTCTCCTGCACCAAAAACAGTCATACAGTGTGAAGCTTATCAGTTATTTCCACCAGAGCGCATAAACTCTCTctgaatcagcatattagaatgatttctgaaggatcatgtgacactgaagactggagtaatgatgctgaaaattcagctttgatcacaggattACATATATAaacgaaaaaaacaaaataattaacataatatATGAAAACACAAAGTCACAAGATACAgatgaaatttaattttaaagttcaGTTACatcccaaacaaacaaatgtcataTACTGAAAAGCTGCAAAGTTCAGTCACATTGTGCCATTCTTCACCAAAAACTAGTCATTTAATATTACTGAAAAGACAAACACTGATTCCTTTACAATTTATGTGAAATGTACAAATCAGAAACATGACAAAAAGGCatttaaatgtttcacagtgactaaacagacacaaaacaaatgttttggcAAATGGATATGTAGCATCATGTGATGCTCTGACTGTCCATGATTGTCATGAAGGACATTAATACGGAAAACTATATGCCGTCTGAACACGATGAATACACAGACATGGTGTTGGAAATGGAAGAATAAATATCAACCAGGTCGATAAGTCTACCAACATTTTGAGATTATCAGCATAGCTGATAACCATGTGATTAACAGAAACGTTAGCtcaaatttagtttttaattattttgaatcgaataacttgaaaaaaaaaaacttgagtgCAAAACATTTCAGTCTGTGTATTTTACAATAACTGCATTTAAACTGTATGATACTACATACATCGGCCACACTGCTCTCTAGTTGTCATATCAGGAATAAACACTAAtgtacacaacacacacacacacaaagcaatAAAGTTAACAAGTGATAGTTGTTAAAACATGCATGCAGGCACACGATATCTGTGTTAAACGTCAGTCTAAAAAGGCTTGAATACTGGTTTAAGGGTGTGTGGTGATCAggatcatttttacaaaaaagttAGAACTTTTCcatctcgaaattctgactattttctcataattgtgagatataaactaacTCGCAATTGAGGGGGGGGGAAGTATAAATTGAGAGAAACTTGtgattgcgagaaaaaaaaagttagaattgcgagatataaactcggaatttgCAAGAAAAGGAGTGGCAAattttttatctcgcaattctgacttttcctcagaattgtgaggtaaaaaaaaaaaaaaaaaaaaacgtatataGACttataaaaactcgcaattgagagaaaaaagtatgaattgtgagatataatctCACAAGAAATTGAAGaaaaaattgcaagaaaaaaagtc includes:
- the LOC127496755 gene encoding E3 ubiquitin-protein ligase NHLRC1-like, translated to MSETPVQPHMRAEDILAEIRANLLECKVCFEKFSIQKRDHTPRNLLCGHVLCLKCICALSHPVNQRLECPFCRKLGDVGSTSECRALTDLQELLLSKACPRLYDRVMGWTESLGSGMLRLRSAFGGWGNIVNPSGMVVSETSGQIVLVHDGEKRVAVFGAQGTLLDGFGLYGHDPSDLCHPLDVALTKSGHVLVTDGGDQSVKVFTSKGHLVVAIRDSFRLPWGVDVDTRGCVFVTDAEMGTLSQVIIDFSRGVVLVNRVVFKDLTCPRTVASCKASGNIAIVERFQAGFNASCLRIFNSDFVPLTQVDSFTLNLKNSLSLSISSVVFDRNGDVIVGDVQNGMVWNLGKPQETPALTPLVSGLRRPVALAVTTLNVLVVLDGGDHAVKFYAADTDDLYCDKK